In Desulforegula conservatrix Mb1Pa, one DNA window encodes the following:
- a CDS encoding transposase, with protein sequence ILGNLKNALKGTYHAINRKHVPRYLAEFQYRFNRRYDLPSMIHRLIYVALRTPPMPSTMLSMAEAEW encoded by the coding sequence ATACTTGGTAACTTAAAAAATGCGCTCAAAGGTACTTATCATGCAATTAATCGCAAGCATGTTCCGCGGTACCTGGCAGAATTTCAGTACAGATTCAATCGCCGATATGATCTGCCGTCCATGATTCACAGACTGATTTATGTTGCTCTTAGGACTCCACCCATGCCATCAACCATGCTTTCTATGGCTGAAGCAGAGTGGTAA